In Paraglaciecola sp. T6c, the sequence CGAACATACGGCTCAACACTCCCGCCGTTAAGCTATTAATCGCATCATTAGTCCGGTAGTAATCTGTTTTTCTGAAATACTCAGCCACTAGCTCTAAAGCAATCAATAAAAAGAAAAAGGGTATGGCGTAAATTATATAACTCATTGCATAGCTGCCTAAACGAACTTATTTCGACTAATACCCTCTAAATTAAGGTGTTCGATGCTCGTTAGCAACATTTTATTAACAAAGTTCAACAACGCCATAATTCAAAAGATTATAAGAACAGAGTTTAACAAGGTTGCAGCCTGTCAAATTAATACCCACTCCATTAAATAATTAGCCACTCAGCGAAAATTAATGGAATTGGTATAATTTCAACGAATTGAGATATATAGCCCTTGATAGATTGATCTTTTATCACAACACTATAAGTTAGCCAGTATAAAGCGAAGTGCTCTTGATAAAGTGTAAATGTGCACAGCCACAGTTTCAGGCCAAGTTGATGCCTCTAAAGGAGTTTTTATGAGTGAAGAAGACGTAAAAAATAAATCATTAGTGCCTTATGTAGCGATCGCGGTTGTATTAATCGTAGTGATTGGCGCTGTGCTTTTCTGGCCTGCTGACAAACCAGTTGAGCCTGAGCCTCCGGTTGAAGTGCCTGTTACCACTATTCCTGAAGTTGCTCCATTACCTTTGCCAGAAGAAGAACCTATGGCACAAGAGCCAGAAGAACTGCCTGAGCCAGAAGCAACACCTGAGCCTATCCCTGAGCCGGAGCCACTTGATACCAGCGACGGCGCAGTCAAAACCGAACTATTAAAATTGTCAGATTATGGCGAGCTAGCACGTTTATTGGTGAATGACGACTTGCTACAACGCTTTGTTATTACCACCAACAATTTGGCAGATGAAGAATTACCCGCGAATCATCAGGTATTAAAAAAGCCTGAGCAAACGTTCCGCACTTTTCAACAAGCAGACAAAGAATGGATAGACCCAGCTAGCTACAAGCGTTATACCCCTTATGTTGATGTACTTGAGTCACTTGATCCTGAGTCGTTAGAGCAGCTTTATCAAGAATACAAGCCCGCTATCAACGAGATATTTGCAGAGATCAGCAGTCCTGGGCAGGATTTCGATGACACTCTACTCGATGCCATCGACTTATTACTTGATACGCCAGAAGTGCCTGTTCCTGTCGAGGTTTATACTGACAGTGTCATGTTTAAGTTTAAAGATGAGCGTTTAGAAGCCTTAGCGTCACCCCAAAAACAATTACTGCGCACCGGTCCTGAAAATATGCGCCGTATTAAAGCCAAACTGCGAGAGCTCAAGACCGCTATCGCTGCAGATCAAGAATAGGTTTCAGTCAATATGGACTTAGCAACACTACAAAAACAGCTTGGCGATCAACAAGGCAAGCTGCCACCGGTTGATAAGTGGAACCCAGATTTTTGTGGCGATATGGATCTCGTCATAAAGCACGAT encodes:
- a CDS encoding DUF3014 domain-containing protein is translated as MSEEDVKNKSLVPYVAIAVVLIVVIGAVLFWPADKPVEPEPPVEVPVTTIPEVAPLPLPEEEPMAQEPEELPEPEATPEPIPEPEPLDTSDGAVKTELLKLSDYGELARLLVNDDLLQRFVITTNNLADEELPANHQVLKKPEQTFRTFQQADKEWIDPASYKRYTPYVDVLESLDPESLEQLYQEYKPAINEIFAEISSPGQDFDDTLLDAIDLLLDTPEVPVPVEVYTDSVMFKFKDERLEALASPQKQLLRTGPENMRRIKAKLRELKTAIAADQE